Proteins from one Microbacterium faecale genomic window:
- a CDS encoding HU family DNA-binding protein, with amino-acid sequence MRHGAQRRWRKTMADKNITKTELVASIASSTGQSQATVSGVLDALFKTVSESVAKGSKVSIPGWIAFEQVDTAARTGRNPQTGAEIKIPAGKRVKVTAGSKLKAAVK; translated from the coding sequence ATTCGTCACGGCGCGCAGCGCCGATGGAGGAAGACAATGGCCGACAAGAACATCACGAAGACCGAGCTCGTCGCGAGCATCGCGAGCTCCACCGGTCAGAGCCAGGCCACCGTCTCGGGTGTGCTCGACGCGCTCTTCAAGACCGTGTCGGAGTCCGTGGCCAAGGGATCGAAGGTCTCGATCCCCGGCTGGATCGCGTTCGAGCAGGTCGACACCGCCGCGCGCACGGGCCGTAACCCGCAGACCGGCGCCGAGATCAAGATCCCGGCCGGCAAGCGCGTCAAGGTGACCGCTGGCTCGAAGCTCAAGGCCGCCGTCAAGTAA
- the rpsN gene encoding 30S ribosomal protein S14: MAKKSKIARNEQRKEIVARYAEKRHELKKTLVNPNASDEEREAARVGLQKLPRNASPVRVRSRDVIDGRPRGVLSKYGLSRVRFRAMAHRGELPGITKSSW; the protein is encoded by the coding sequence ATGGCTAAGAAGAGCAAGATTGCGCGCAATGAACAGCGCAAGGAGATCGTGGCCCGTTACGCCGAGAAGCGTCACGAGCTGAAGAAGACCCTCGTCAACCCGAACGCTTCGGACGAGGAGCGCGAGGCCGCGCGCGTTGGGCTGCAGAAGCTGCCCCGCAACGCCTCGCCCGTCCGCGTGCGCTCGCGTGACGTCATCGACGGCCGCCCCCGTGGTGTGCTCTCGAAGTACGGCCTGTCCCGTGTGCGGTTCCGCGCGATGGCGCACCGCGGCGAGCTGCCGGGCATCACCAAGTCGAGCTGGTAA
- the rpmG gene encoding 50S ribosomal protein L33, protein MAKKQQDVRPIIKLRSTAGTGFTYVTKKNRRNNPDRLVLKKYDPVVRKHVDFREER, encoded by the coding sequence ATGGCGAAGAAGCAGCAGGACGTTCGTCCGATCATCAAGCTTCGTTCGACGGCGGGAACCGGCTTCACTTACGTGACGAAGAAGAACCGCCGCAACAACCCTGACCGCCTCGTGCTGAAGAAGTACGACCCGGTCGTCCGCAAGCACGTCGACTTCCGTGAGGAGCGCTGA
- the rpmB gene encoding 50S ribosomal protein L28, with product MAAVCQVTGAVPGFGHNISHSNRRTKRRFDPNVQKKTYFVPSLGRKITLNVSVRGMKVIDARGIESVVKDLLAKGVKL from the coding sequence ATGGCTGCTGTGTGCCAGGTGACGGGAGCCGTACCCGGCTTCGGTCACAACATCTCGCACTCGAACCGGCGCACCAAGCGTCGCTTCGACCCGAACGTGCAGAAGAAGACCTATTTCGTCCCCTCGCTGGGTCGTAAGATCACGCTGAACGTGTCGGTTCGCGGAATGAAGGTCATCGATGCACGTGGAATCGAGTCGGTCGTCAAGGACCTTCTCGCGAAGGGGGTGAAGCTCTGA